In Penicillium oxalicum strain HP7-1 chromosome I, whole genome shotgun sequence, a single window of DNA contains:
- a CDS encoding Small nuclear ribonucleoprotein: protein MKLVRFLMKCANETVTIELKNGTILHGTITSVSPQMNTSLRTVKMTPKGRDPVSLDTINIRGSTIRYYILPDSLPLDTLLVDDAPKPKNKARKEADRGRGGRGGGRGGRGRGRGRGRGRGF, encoded by the exons ATGAAACTTGTCCG CTTTTTGATGAAATGCGCCAACGAGACGGTGACCATTGAGCTCAAGAATG GCACGATTCTCCACGGCACCATCACCTCCGTCTCTCCTCAGATGAACACCTCCCTCCGAACAGTAAAGATGACTCCCAAGGGCCGTGATCCGGTATCCTTGGACACCATCAACATCCGTGGCTCGACTATCCGATACTACATCCTTCCCGACAGCTTGCCCCTCGACACTCTGCTGGTGGACGACGCCCCCAAGCCCAAGAATAAGGCCCGAAAGGAGGCGGATCGTGGGCGTGGCGGTCGTGGAGGTGGCCGAGGTGGCCGGGGCCGTGGTCGTGGCCGTGGCCGCGGTCGTGGCTTCTAG